Proteins from a genomic interval of Medicago truncatula cultivar Jemalong A17 chromosome 3, MtrunA17r5.0-ANR, whole genome shotgun sequence:
- the LOC11436035 gene encoding CHD3-type chromatin-remodeling factor PICKLE isoform X2 has translation MSSLVERLRVRSDRKPVYNLDESDDEDFLLKKPGASQEKFERIDRSDAKEDLCQACGESGDLLSCATCNYAYHSSCLLPPLKGPAPDNWRCPECVTPLIDIDKLLDCEMRPTVEGDGDADSDAAKSGSKQIFVKQYLVKWKGLSYLHCAWVPEKEFLKAFKSHPRLKTKVNNFHRQMASSNTSDEDFVAIRPEWTTVDRIIACRGDNDEREYLVKWKELPYDECYWESESDISAFQPEIERFNRFRSRSSKLASIKQQSRVNDDNELKKQQKEFHQYEHSPEFLSGSLHPYQLEGLNFLRFSWSKQTHVILADEMGLGKTIQSIAFLASLFEEGVSAHPHLVVAPLSTLRNWEREFATWAPQMNVIMYVGSAQARSVIREYEFYFPKKLKKNKKKKSLVSESKHDRIKFDVLLTSYEMINLDTTSLKPIKWECMIVDEGHRLKNKDSKLFSSLKQYSTRHRVLLTGTPLQNNLDELFMLMHFLDAGKFASLEEFQEEFKDINQEEQISRLHKMLAPHLLRRVKKDVMKELPPKKELILRVDLSSKQKEYYKAILTRNYQILTRRGGAQISLINVVMELRKLCCHAYMLEGVEPDIDDPKEAFKQLLESSGKLHLLDKMMVKLKEQGHRVLIYSQFQHMLDLLEDYCSYKKWHYERIDGKVGGAERQIRIDRFNAKNSSRFCFLLSTRAGGLGINLATADTVVIYDSDWNPHADLQAMARAHRLGQTNKVLIYRLITRGTIEERMMQMTKKKMVLEHLVVGRLKAQNINQEELDDIIRYGSKELFADENDEAGKSRQIHYDAAAIDRLLDRDQVVDEETTLDDEDEDGFLKAFKVANFEYVDEAEAAAEEAAQKRAMETANSSDRTHYWEELLKDKFQEHKVEEFNALGKGKRNRKLMVSVEEDDLAGLEDVSSDEDDNYEAELTDGDSNSTGTTTTRRPYKKKARTDSTEPLPLMEGEGKAFRVLGFNQSQRAAFVQILMRFGVGDFDWKEFTSRMKQKTYEEIKDYGTLFLSHIAEDITDSSTFTDGVPKEGLRIQDVLVRIAVLLLIRDKVRFASEHPQTPLFSDDILLRYPGLKGIRKWKEEHDFMLLRAVLKHGYGRWQAIVDDRDLKIQEIICQELNLPVINLPGPGQVGSHVQNGANVANAEIPSNESRENGGSGIAADGAQGSGDAKNQTQLYQDSSLYHFRDMQRRQVEFVKKRVLLLEKGLNAEYQKEYFGDPKAGEVTNEELKSEPKSTTIPSFISVDTDTQMIDQLPQVEIIAPEDVSVVCDSDSNRLELVRLYNEMCKVVEENPMDLVQSSSAREPAEVNAVKKCPPLETICEDINRILTPTAEQPVAETPVLNSDNKSEEISHIEVLGSKSPPNPQNDLKRDSLANDDAKDMVVDSAEKKESNTAMDESSNAELNEDT, from the exons ATGAGTAGCTTGGTTGAAAGGCTTCGCGTACGATCGGATCGCAAGCCAGTTTATAATCTTGATGAGTCAGATGATGAAgattttttgcttaaaaaaccCGGGGCAAGTCAGGAAAAGTTTGAGAGGATTGATAGAAGTGATGCG aaaGAGGATTTATGTCAAGCATGTGGTGAAAGTGGAGATCTCCTGAGTTGTGCAACTTGCAACTATGCTTACCATTCTAGTTGTTTACTTCCACCACTTAAAGGTCCTGCTCCTGACAACTGGAGGTGCCCTGAATGC gTTACCCCCCTTATTGATATTGATAAGTTATTAGACTGTGAGATGCGCCCTACTGTAGAGGGTGATGGTGACGCTGACAGTGACGCTGCAAAGTCTGGGTCAAAGCAAATTTTTGTTAAACAATATCTTGTTAAGTGGAAGGGACTATCATATCTGCACTGTGCTTG GGTGCCAGAGAAAGAGTTTCTGAAAGCTTTCAAGAGTCATCCTCGCCTGAAGACCAAAGTGAACAACTTCCACCGTCAAATGGCATCCTCCAATACGTCAGATGAAGACTTTGTTGCAATTCGTCCTGAATGGACCACAGTTGATCGAATAATTGCTTGCAG GGGTGATAACGATGAGAGGGAATATCTGGTGAAGTGGAAAGAGCTTCCATATGATGAATGTTATTGGGAATCTGAGTCTGATATTTCTGCATTTCAGCCGGAAATAGAAAGATTTAATAGATTTCGTTCTAGATCGAGCAAACTTGCTTCCATCAAGCAACAAAGCCGTGTTAATGATGacaatgaattgaagaaacagcaGAAAGAATTTCATCAGTATGAACATAGCCCTGAGTTTCTTTCAG GTTCTCTACACCCATATCAGCTTGAAGGCTTGAACTTCTTACGATTCTCTTGGTCCAAGCAAACACATGTTATACTTGCTGATGAAATGGGACTTg GAAAAACTATACAAAGTATTGCTTTCTTAGCATCCCTTTTTGAAGAGGGTGTCTCTGCACATCCACATCTGGTGGTTGCTCCACTTTCAACACTGCGAAACTGGGAACGTGAATTTGCAACATGGGCCCCTCAAATGAATGTT ATTATGTATGTTGGATCTGCCCAAGCTCGTAGTGTTATCAGAGAATATGAATTTTACTTTCCCAAGAAactgaagaagaacaagaaaaagaaatctTTAGTTAGTGAAAGTAAGCATGACAGGATTAAGTTTGATGTCCTTTTGACATCATATGAGATGATCAACTTAGACACAACATCATTAAAACCTATAAAATGGGAGTGCATG ATAGTTGATGAAGGTCACCGCCTCAAAAATAAggattcaaaattattttcttcattgaaGCAATATTCTACCAGACATCGTGTGCTCTTGACTGGAACTCCTCTTCAG AACAACttggatgaactttttatgcttatgcatttCCTTGATGCGGGGAAG TTTGCAAGTTTAGAGGAATTCCAAGAAGAATTCAAGGATATCAATCAAGAGGAACAGATTTCAAGGCTTCATAAAATGCTGGCCCCGCATCTTCTGCGAA GAGTGAAGAAAGATGTCATGAAGGAACTACCTCCTAAAAAGGAACTTATTCTACGAGTGGATTTGAGCAGCAAACAGAAAGAATATTATAAGGCAATTTTGACCCGTAATTATCAGATATTAACCCGCCGTGGTGGTGCACAG ATTTCTCTTATCAACGTTGTTATGGAACTGCGTAAGCTCTGTTGTCATGCTTACATGTTAGAAGGAGTTGAGCCAGATATTGACGATCCAAAAGAAGCATTCAA GCAATTGCTGGAATCATCAGGGAAGTTGCACTTGCTGGACAAGATGATGGTGAAGCTTAAAGAACAAGGACATAGAGTTCTCATATACTCCCAGTTTCAGCACATGCTTGATTTGCTTGAAGATTACTGCTCTTACAAG aaatggCATTATGAAAGGATAGATGGCAAGGTTGGTGGGGCTGAAAGACAAATACGGATAGATCGTTTTAATGCCAAAAATTCTTCAAGATTTTGCTTTCTTCTTTCTACAAGAGCCGGGGGTTTGGGAATAAACCTTGCAACTGCTGACACAGTTGTTATTTATGACAG TGATTGGAATCCTCATGCTGACCTACAAGCAATGGCTAGAGCTCATCGACTTGGACAAACTAACAAG GTGTTGATTTATAGGCTTATAACACGGGGAACGATTGAAGAAAGGATGATGCAAATGACTAAGAAGAAAATGGTGTTAGAACACCTTGTTGTAGGGAGGCTAAAGGCTCAAAATATCAACCAG GAAGAGTTGGATGACATCATACGATATGGCTCAAAGGAGTTATTTGCAGATGAGAATGATGAAGCAGGAAAATCCCGTCAAATCCATTATGATGCAGCTGCTATCGACAG GTTGCTGGATCGTGACCAAGTTGTAGATGAAGAAACTACTTtggatgatgaagatgaagatggattTCTGAAGGCCTTTAAG GTTGCAAATTTTGAGTATGTTGATGAGGCTGAGGCTGCTGCAGAGGAGGCAGCACAAAAAAGAGCAATGGAAACCGCTAACAGTTCAGATAGAACACATTATTGGGAAGAGCTGTTAAAAGACAAGTTTCAGGAGCATAAAGTTGAGGAATTTAATGCTTTGGGAAAAGGGAAGAGAAACCGCAAATTG ATGGTTTCTGTTGAGGAGGACGACCTTGCTGGTCTTGAAGATGTAAGCTCTGACGAAGACGACAATTATGAAGCAGAGCTTACTGACGGTGATTCAAATTCCACTGGAACTACTACTACTAGAAGGCCGTATAAGAAAAAAGCACGTA CGGATAGCACAGAGCCGCTTCCTCTGATGGAAGGTGAAGGAAAAGCATTCAGAGTACTTGGTTTTAATCAAAGTCAGAGGGCTGCCTTTGTGCAAATTTTGATGag GTTTGGGGTTGGTGATTTTGATTGGAAAGAGTTTACTTCGCGCATGAAACAGAAGACTTACGAAGAAATCAAAGA CTATGGAACCCTTTTCTTGTCTCATATTGCTGAAGACATAACCGATTCCTCTACATTCACAG ACGGTGTTCCAAAAGAAGGACTCCGAATCCAAGATGTGCTTGTTAGGATTGCAGTCCTGCTCTTGATAAGGGACAAA GTGAGGTTTGCATCAGAACATCCTCAAACTCCACTGTTTTCAGATGACATCTTATTACGCTATCCAGGTTTGAAGGGTATAAGGAAGTGGAAGGAGGAGCATGATTTTATGCTACTACGTGCTGTGTTAAA GCACGGGTATGGAAGGTGGCAAGCTATTGTTGATGATAGGGATCTGAAGATTCAGGAGATCATCTGTCAGGAGTTGAATCTTCCCGTTATAAATTTACCAGGACCAGGACAAGTTGGCTCTCACGTACAAAATGGTGCAAATGTTGCAAATGCAGAAATACCCAGCAATGAATCCAGGGAAAATGGTGGAAGTGGCATAGCAGCCGATGGTGCACAAGGTTCTGGTGATGCTAAGAACCAAACACAGCTATATCAAGACTCGTCCTTATATCATTTTAGAGACATGCAGAGAAGACAGGTTGAGTTTGTAAAAAAGAGGGTTCTTCTTTTGGAAAAGGGGCTAAATGCCGAGTACCAGAAAGAATATTTT GGTGATCCAAAAGCTGGTGAAGTAACCAATGAAGAACTTAAAAGTGAACCCAAGTCTACCACTATTCCAAGTTTTATATCAGTAGATACTGACACCCAAATGATTGATCAATTGCCACAAGTAGAAATAATAG CTCCAGAAGATGTTTCGGTTGTTTGTGATAGTGATTCAAATCGACTGGAATTAGTTCGACTTTACAATGAG ATGTGCAAAGTAGTTGAGGAAAACCCTATGGATTTAGTTCAATCGTCATCGGCAAGAGAACCGGCAGAGGTCAATGCGGTGAAGAAGTGCCCGCCACTAGAAACCATCTGTGAAGATATCAACAGAATTCTAACACCCACAGCAGAACAACCTGTTGCAGAAACTCCAGTATTAAATTCAGATAACAAATCGGAGGAAATATCACACATTGAAGTTTTGGGGTCCAAATCACCGCCTAACCCTCAAAATGACCTTAAACGTGATTCTTTAGCAAACGACGATGCAAAAGATATGGTAGTAGACTCTGCGGAGAAAAAGGAAAGTAATACAGCAATGGATGAAAGTAGCAATGCTGAGTTGAATGAGGACACATAA
- the LOC11436035 gene encoding CHD3-type chromatin-remodeling factor PICKLE isoform X1: MSSLVERLRVRSDRKPVYNLDESDDEDFLLKKPGASQEKFERIDRSDAKEDLCQACGESGDLLSCATCNYAYHSSCLLPPLKGPAPDNWRCPECVTPLIDIDKLLDCEMRPTVEGDGDADSDAAKSGSKQIFVKQYLVKWKGLSYLHCAWVPEKEFLKAFKSHPRLKTKVNNFHRQMASSNTSDEDFVAIRPEWTTVDRIIACRGDNDEREYLVKWKELPYDECYWESESDISAFQPEIERFNRFRSRSSKLASIKQQSRVNDDNELKKQQKEFHQYEHSPEFLSGSLHPYQLEGLNFLRFSWSKQTHVILADEMGLGKTIQSIAFLASLFEEGVSAHPHLVVAPLSTLRNWEREFATWAPQMNVIMYVGSAQARSVIREYEFYFPKKLKKNKKKKSLVSESKHDRIKFDVLLTSYEMINLDTTSLKPIKWECMIVDEGHRLKNKDSKLFSSLKQYSTRHRVLLTGTPLQNNLDELFMLMHFLDAGKFASLEEFQEEFKDINQEEQISRLHKMLAPHLLRRVKKDVMKELPPKKELILRVDLSSKQKEYYKAILTRNYQILTRRGGAQISLINVVMELRKLCCHAYMLEGVEPDIDDPKEAFKQLLESSGKLHLLDKMMVKLKEQGHRVLIYSQFQHMLDLLEDYCSYKKWHYERIDGKVGGAERQIRIDRFNAKNSSRFCFLLSTRAGGLGINLATADTVVIYDSDWNPHADLQAMARAHRLGQTNKVLIYRLITRGTIEERMMQMTKKKMVLEHLVVGRLKAQNINQEELDDIIRYGSKELFADENDEAGKSRQIHYDAAAIDRLLDRDQVVDEETTLDDEDEDGFLKAFKVANFEYVDEAEAAAEEAAQKRAMETANSSDRTHYWEELLKDKFQEHKVEEFNALGKGKRNRKLMVSVEEDDLAGLEDVSSDEDDNYEAELTDGDSNSTGTTTTRRPYKKKARTADSTEPLPLMEGEGKAFRVLGFNQSQRAAFVQILMRFGVGDFDWKEFTSRMKQKTYEEIKDYGTLFLSHIAEDITDSSTFTDGVPKEGLRIQDVLVRIAVLLLIRDKVRFASEHPQTPLFSDDILLRYPGLKGIRKWKEEHDFMLLRAVLKHGYGRWQAIVDDRDLKIQEIICQELNLPVINLPGPGQVGSHVQNGANVANAEIPSNESRENGGSGIAADGAQGSGDAKNQTQLYQDSSLYHFRDMQRRQVEFVKKRVLLLEKGLNAEYQKEYFGDPKAGEVTNEELKSEPKSTTIPSFISVDTDTQMIDQLPQVEIIAPEDVSVVCDSDSNRLELVRLYNEMCKVVEENPMDLVQSSSAREPAEVNAVKKCPPLETICEDINRILTPTAEQPVAETPVLNSDNKSEEISHIEVLGSKSPPNPQNDLKRDSLANDDAKDMVVDSAEKKESNTAMDESSNAELNEDT; the protein is encoded by the exons ATGAGTAGCTTGGTTGAAAGGCTTCGCGTACGATCGGATCGCAAGCCAGTTTATAATCTTGATGAGTCAGATGATGAAgattttttgcttaaaaaaccCGGGGCAAGTCAGGAAAAGTTTGAGAGGATTGATAGAAGTGATGCG aaaGAGGATTTATGTCAAGCATGTGGTGAAAGTGGAGATCTCCTGAGTTGTGCAACTTGCAACTATGCTTACCATTCTAGTTGTTTACTTCCACCACTTAAAGGTCCTGCTCCTGACAACTGGAGGTGCCCTGAATGC gTTACCCCCCTTATTGATATTGATAAGTTATTAGACTGTGAGATGCGCCCTACTGTAGAGGGTGATGGTGACGCTGACAGTGACGCTGCAAAGTCTGGGTCAAAGCAAATTTTTGTTAAACAATATCTTGTTAAGTGGAAGGGACTATCATATCTGCACTGTGCTTG GGTGCCAGAGAAAGAGTTTCTGAAAGCTTTCAAGAGTCATCCTCGCCTGAAGACCAAAGTGAACAACTTCCACCGTCAAATGGCATCCTCCAATACGTCAGATGAAGACTTTGTTGCAATTCGTCCTGAATGGACCACAGTTGATCGAATAATTGCTTGCAG GGGTGATAACGATGAGAGGGAATATCTGGTGAAGTGGAAAGAGCTTCCATATGATGAATGTTATTGGGAATCTGAGTCTGATATTTCTGCATTTCAGCCGGAAATAGAAAGATTTAATAGATTTCGTTCTAGATCGAGCAAACTTGCTTCCATCAAGCAACAAAGCCGTGTTAATGATGacaatgaattgaagaaacagcaGAAAGAATTTCATCAGTATGAACATAGCCCTGAGTTTCTTTCAG GTTCTCTACACCCATATCAGCTTGAAGGCTTGAACTTCTTACGATTCTCTTGGTCCAAGCAAACACATGTTATACTTGCTGATGAAATGGGACTTg GAAAAACTATACAAAGTATTGCTTTCTTAGCATCCCTTTTTGAAGAGGGTGTCTCTGCACATCCACATCTGGTGGTTGCTCCACTTTCAACACTGCGAAACTGGGAACGTGAATTTGCAACATGGGCCCCTCAAATGAATGTT ATTATGTATGTTGGATCTGCCCAAGCTCGTAGTGTTATCAGAGAATATGAATTTTACTTTCCCAAGAAactgaagaagaacaagaaaaagaaatctTTAGTTAGTGAAAGTAAGCATGACAGGATTAAGTTTGATGTCCTTTTGACATCATATGAGATGATCAACTTAGACACAACATCATTAAAACCTATAAAATGGGAGTGCATG ATAGTTGATGAAGGTCACCGCCTCAAAAATAAggattcaaaattattttcttcattgaaGCAATATTCTACCAGACATCGTGTGCTCTTGACTGGAACTCCTCTTCAG AACAACttggatgaactttttatgcttatgcatttCCTTGATGCGGGGAAG TTTGCAAGTTTAGAGGAATTCCAAGAAGAATTCAAGGATATCAATCAAGAGGAACAGATTTCAAGGCTTCATAAAATGCTGGCCCCGCATCTTCTGCGAA GAGTGAAGAAAGATGTCATGAAGGAACTACCTCCTAAAAAGGAACTTATTCTACGAGTGGATTTGAGCAGCAAACAGAAAGAATATTATAAGGCAATTTTGACCCGTAATTATCAGATATTAACCCGCCGTGGTGGTGCACAG ATTTCTCTTATCAACGTTGTTATGGAACTGCGTAAGCTCTGTTGTCATGCTTACATGTTAGAAGGAGTTGAGCCAGATATTGACGATCCAAAAGAAGCATTCAA GCAATTGCTGGAATCATCAGGGAAGTTGCACTTGCTGGACAAGATGATGGTGAAGCTTAAAGAACAAGGACATAGAGTTCTCATATACTCCCAGTTTCAGCACATGCTTGATTTGCTTGAAGATTACTGCTCTTACAAG aaatggCATTATGAAAGGATAGATGGCAAGGTTGGTGGGGCTGAAAGACAAATACGGATAGATCGTTTTAATGCCAAAAATTCTTCAAGATTTTGCTTTCTTCTTTCTACAAGAGCCGGGGGTTTGGGAATAAACCTTGCAACTGCTGACACAGTTGTTATTTATGACAG TGATTGGAATCCTCATGCTGACCTACAAGCAATGGCTAGAGCTCATCGACTTGGACAAACTAACAAG GTGTTGATTTATAGGCTTATAACACGGGGAACGATTGAAGAAAGGATGATGCAAATGACTAAGAAGAAAATGGTGTTAGAACACCTTGTTGTAGGGAGGCTAAAGGCTCAAAATATCAACCAG GAAGAGTTGGATGACATCATACGATATGGCTCAAAGGAGTTATTTGCAGATGAGAATGATGAAGCAGGAAAATCCCGTCAAATCCATTATGATGCAGCTGCTATCGACAG GTTGCTGGATCGTGACCAAGTTGTAGATGAAGAAACTACTTtggatgatgaagatgaagatggattTCTGAAGGCCTTTAAG GTTGCAAATTTTGAGTATGTTGATGAGGCTGAGGCTGCTGCAGAGGAGGCAGCACAAAAAAGAGCAATGGAAACCGCTAACAGTTCAGATAGAACACATTATTGGGAAGAGCTGTTAAAAGACAAGTTTCAGGAGCATAAAGTTGAGGAATTTAATGCTTTGGGAAAAGGGAAGAGAAACCGCAAATTG ATGGTTTCTGTTGAGGAGGACGACCTTGCTGGTCTTGAAGATGTAAGCTCTGACGAAGACGACAATTATGAAGCAGAGCTTACTGACGGTGATTCAAATTCCACTGGAACTACTACTACTAGAAGGCCGTATAAGAAAAAAGCACGTA CAGCGGATAGCACAGAGCCGCTTCCTCTGATGGAAGGTGAAGGAAAAGCATTCAGAGTACTTGGTTTTAATCAAAGTCAGAGGGCTGCCTTTGTGCAAATTTTGATGag GTTTGGGGTTGGTGATTTTGATTGGAAAGAGTTTACTTCGCGCATGAAACAGAAGACTTACGAAGAAATCAAAGA CTATGGAACCCTTTTCTTGTCTCATATTGCTGAAGACATAACCGATTCCTCTACATTCACAG ACGGTGTTCCAAAAGAAGGACTCCGAATCCAAGATGTGCTTGTTAGGATTGCAGTCCTGCTCTTGATAAGGGACAAA GTGAGGTTTGCATCAGAACATCCTCAAACTCCACTGTTTTCAGATGACATCTTATTACGCTATCCAGGTTTGAAGGGTATAAGGAAGTGGAAGGAGGAGCATGATTTTATGCTACTACGTGCTGTGTTAAA GCACGGGTATGGAAGGTGGCAAGCTATTGTTGATGATAGGGATCTGAAGATTCAGGAGATCATCTGTCAGGAGTTGAATCTTCCCGTTATAAATTTACCAGGACCAGGACAAGTTGGCTCTCACGTACAAAATGGTGCAAATGTTGCAAATGCAGAAATACCCAGCAATGAATCCAGGGAAAATGGTGGAAGTGGCATAGCAGCCGATGGTGCACAAGGTTCTGGTGATGCTAAGAACCAAACACAGCTATATCAAGACTCGTCCTTATATCATTTTAGAGACATGCAGAGAAGACAGGTTGAGTTTGTAAAAAAGAGGGTTCTTCTTTTGGAAAAGGGGCTAAATGCCGAGTACCAGAAAGAATATTTT GGTGATCCAAAAGCTGGTGAAGTAACCAATGAAGAACTTAAAAGTGAACCCAAGTCTACCACTATTCCAAGTTTTATATCAGTAGATACTGACACCCAAATGATTGATCAATTGCCACAAGTAGAAATAATAG CTCCAGAAGATGTTTCGGTTGTTTGTGATAGTGATTCAAATCGACTGGAATTAGTTCGACTTTACAATGAG ATGTGCAAAGTAGTTGAGGAAAACCCTATGGATTTAGTTCAATCGTCATCGGCAAGAGAACCGGCAGAGGTCAATGCGGTGAAGAAGTGCCCGCCACTAGAAACCATCTGTGAAGATATCAACAGAATTCTAACACCCACAGCAGAACAACCTGTTGCAGAAACTCCAGTATTAAATTCAGATAACAAATCGGAGGAAATATCACACATTGAAGTTTTGGGGTCCAAATCACCGCCTAACCCTCAAAATGACCTTAAACGTGATTCTTTAGCAAACGACGATGCAAAAGATATGGTAGTAGACTCTGCGGAGAAAAAGGAAAGTAATACAGCAATGGATGAAAGTAGCAATGCTGAGTTGAATGAGGACACATAA